One Hydrogenophaga crassostreae genomic region harbors:
- a CDS encoding aspartate aminotransferase family protein: MSNSSLIAPPALVQRDQKHDTAAVQTLDSAHFIHPFTDHADLAAQGAKVIVKADNIHVFDSEGHKMLDAMSGLWCVNAGYARKELADAAYQQMMTLPFYNNFFNTTNVPAVRLAAKLASLAPEVDGRSFRHVFYSSSGSESNDTNVRMVRRYWDLLGQPQRKVIIGRLNGYHGSTMAGASLGGMSGMHAQGDLPIPDIQHIEQPYFAEKARAGESAAEFGVRAARWLEDKILAVGPDRVAAFIGEPVQGAGGVIIPPDTYWPEIQRIVDKYGILLISDEVICAFGRLGHWFAYEKFGYKPDLITFAKGVTSGYVPLGGVMVGDRVAKVLIEQGGEFNHGYTYSGHPVACAVALANIELMEREGLVERVRNDTGPYLAERFEELQAHPLVGAADTCGFVGGITLVKNKATMAAFDADVGVGMICRGHCFKNGLIMRAVGDRMIIAPPLVMTRAQVDELMGLIKLCLDATLDELRSAGKLA, from the coding sequence ATGAGCAATTCTTCCTTGATCGCACCGCCCGCTTTGGTCCAGCGGGATCAGAAGCACGACACCGCTGCGGTGCAGACGCTGGACAGCGCGCACTTCATCCACCCGTTCACCGACCACGCGGACCTGGCCGCTCAGGGTGCCAAGGTGATCGTGAAGGCGGACAACATCCATGTCTTCGATTCCGAAGGCCACAAGATGCTGGACGCCATGAGCGGCCTGTGGTGCGTCAACGCAGGTTATGCGCGCAAGGAGCTGGCCGACGCGGCGTACCAGCAGATGATGACGCTGCCGTTCTACAACAACTTCTTCAACACCACCAACGTGCCTGCGGTGAGGCTGGCGGCCAAGCTGGCCTCGCTGGCGCCGGAAGTGGACGGCCGCAGCTTCAGGCACGTGTTCTATTCCAGCAGTGGCTCCGAGAGCAACGACACCAATGTGCGCATGGTGCGGCGCTACTGGGACCTGCTGGGCCAGCCCCAGCGCAAGGTCATCATCGGCCGCCTGAACGGCTACCACGGCTCGACCATGGCAGGCGCTTCGCTCGGCGGCATGAGCGGCATGCACGCCCAGGGCGACCTGCCGATTCCCGACATCCAGCACATCGAGCAGCCCTATTTCGCTGAAAAGGCCCGGGCAGGCGAGAGCGCCGCCGAATTCGGTGTGCGCGCCGCACGCTGGCTCGAAGACAAGATTCTGGCGGTGGGCCCGGACCGCGTGGCCGCGTTCATCGGCGAGCCGGTGCAGGGCGCGGGCGGCGTGATCATCCCGCCCGATACCTACTGGCCCGAGATCCAGCGCATCGTCGACAAATACGGCATCTTGCTGATCTCCGACGAAGTGATTTGCGCCTTCGGTCGTCTGGGCCACTGGTTTGCTTACGAGAAATTTGGCTACAAACCCGACCTGATCACCTTTGCCAAAGGCGTGACCAGCGGCTATGTGCCGCTGGGCGGCGTGATGGTGGGCGACCGCGTGGCCAAGGTGTTGATCGAGCAGGGCGGTGAGTTCAACCACGGCTACACCTATTCGGGCCATCCGGTGGCCTGCGCGGTGGCGCTGGCCAACATCGAGCTGATGGAGCGTGAGGGTCTGGTGGAGCGCGTCAGGAACGACACCGGGCCTTACCTGGCCGAGCGTTTTGAGGAGCTCCAGGCGCACCCGCTGGTGGGCGCGGCCGACACCTGCGGGTTTGTCGGCGGCATCACGCTGGTGAAAAACAAGGCCACCATGGCCGCCTTCGACGCCGACGTTGGCGTGGGCATGATCTGCCGCGGCCATTGCTTCAAGAACGGCTTGATCATGCGTGCCGTGGGCGACCGCATGATCATCGCCCCGCCTCTTGTCATGACCCGCGCGCAGGTCGATGAACTCATGGGGTTGATCAAACTCTGCCTCGACGCAACGCTGGACGAGTTGCGCAGCGCCGGAAAGCTGGCCTGA
- a CDS encoding extracellular solute-binding protein yields the protein MKKQVLALAISAILLAACGKKEEPVAAPAESAAPAVAATAEAAKPAGPMLDDEKLLNIYNWADYIPEGMLAKFEEETGVKVNYNTFETNEALHAKLVAGNSGYDIVVPSAGFAKKQIDGGLFQAIDKSKLSNYGNLNAGFMSKVASVDPENKHLVPWAWGFTTVGINKQKVEKALGGMPMPENAWDLVFDPKYSSKLKACGITYLDSPSEIMPVVLHYIGKPAYSEDPADFKAAGEMLSKVRPDIRMFSSTMIDDIAGGKACAFIGWSGDINIAADRLKETGGKDEIVPLLPTTGGLVFIDTMAIPTDAKHVNNAHAFIDWYLRGENSASMANEMNYPTANTAGMDAIKPEIRDNKTIFLAQEDLDRLIPPGGYSNEISSTLNDTYNAFKRGK from the coding sequence ATGAAGAAACAAGTTCTGGCCCTGGCCATCTCGGCAATTCTGCTGGCCGCCTGCGGGAAAAAAGAAGAGCCGGTTGCCGCGCCTGCCGAATCCGCAGCGCCTGCTGTTGCCGCAACCGCTGAGGCTGCCAAGCCTGCCGGCCCGATGCTGGATGACGAAAAGTTGCTGAACATCTACAACTGGGCCGACTACATCCCCGAAGGCATGCTGGCCAAGTTCGAGGAAGAGACCGGCGTCAAGGTCAACTACAACACCTTTGAAACCAACGAAGCGCTGCACGCCAAGCTGGTGGCCGGCAACTCAGGCTACGACATCGTGGTGCCTTCCGCCGGCTTTGCCAAGAAGCAGATCGATGGCGGGCTGTTCCAGGCCATCGACAAGAGCAAGCTGTCCAACTACGGCAACCTGAACGCGGGTTTCATGAGCAAGGTTGCCAGCGTGGACCCGGAAAACAAGCACCTGGTGCCTTGGGCCTGGGGCTTCACCACCGTGGGCATCAACAAGCAAAAAGTTGAGAAGGCTTTGGGCGGTATGCCCATGCCCGAAAACGCCTGGGACCTGGTATTTGATCCCAAGTACTCCAGCAAGCTGAAAGCCTGCGGTATCACCTACCTGGATTCCCCGAGCGAGATCATGCCTGTGGTGCTGCACTACATCGGCAAGCCGGCCTACAGCGAAGACCCGGCTGATTTCAAGGCTGCTGGCGAGATGCTGAGCAAGGTGCGCCCCGACATTCGCATGTTCTCCAGCACCATGATCGACGACATCGCGGGTGGCAAGGCTTGTGCCTTTATCGGCTGGTCGGGAGACATCAATATCGCGGCCGATCGCCTGAAAGAAACCGGTGGCAAAGACGAGATCGTGCCCCTGCTGCCCACCACGGGTGGATTGGTGTTCATCGACACCATGGCCATTCCGACCGATGCCAAGCATGTGAACAATGCCCACGCCTTCATCGACTGGTATTTGCGCGGTGAAAACAGTGCTTCCATGGCCAACGAGATGAACTACCCCACGGCCAACACCGCGGGCATGGACGCCATCAAGCCCGAGATCAGAGACAACAAGACCATCTTCCTGGCCCAGGAAGATCTGGACCGCCTGATTCCCCCTGGTGGCTATTCCAACGAGATCTCAAGCACGCTCAACGACACCTACAACGCGTTCAAGCGCGGCAAGTGA
- a CDS encoding ABC transporter ATP-binding protein: protein MTDTAGYLVTEKLVKRFDEAVAVDEVSLSIGKGEIFALLGSSGCGKSTLLRMLAGFEKPTSGRILLGGQDVAGMPPYERPVNMMFQSYALFPHLSIWENVAFGLKREGLPGAEVKRRTDEMLGLVQLTPYAKRKPHQLSGGQQQRVALARSLAKKPKLLLLDEPLGALDKKLREQTQFELVNIIEQVGVTVVMVTHDQEEAMTMASRIAIMSKGRVLQVGTPEEIYEHPRNKFVADFIGNVNLFPGKLSVDEADRCAVTTAIGEIQVGHGVSGTLNMPVSLAVRPEKVAISKKRPENVTSNLFKARVKEIGYLGSYNNYILEAADGSKVRTTEANSSRYDLEEITWEDEVYFWWNDEAGVVLSD, encoded by the coding sequence ATGACTGACACGGCTGGGTACCTGGTGACCGAAAAACTGGTCAAGAGATTTGATGAGGCGGTGGCGGTGGACGAGGTCTCGCTGTCCATTGGCAAGGGCGAAATTTTTGCACTGCTGGGCAGTTCGGGCTGTGGCAAGTCCACCCTGTTGCGCATGTTGGCGGGGTTTGAAAAGCCCACCTCGGGACGCATCTTGCTGGGCGGGCAGGACGTGGCCGGAATGCCGCCTTACGAGCGGCCGGTGAACATGATGTTCCAGTCGTATGCCCTGTTTCCCCACCTGAGCATCTGGGAGAACGTGGCCTTCGGTCTCAAGCGCGAGGGTCTGCCCGGCGCCGAGGTGAAGCGCCGTACCGACGAGATGCTGGGCCTGGTGCAGCTCACACCCTACGCCAAACGCAAGCCCCACCAGCTCTCTGGCGGGCAACAACAGCGCGTGGCCCTGGCGCGCAGCCTGGCCAAGAAGCCGAAGCTGCTGTTGCTTGACGAACCGCTGGGCGCGCTGGACAAGAAACTGCGTGAGCAAACGCAGTTTGAACTGGTCAACATCATCGAGCAGGTGGGGGTGACCGTGGTGATGGTGACGCACGACCAGGAAGAGGCCATGACCATGGCCAGCCGCATTGCGATCATGAGCAAGGGGCGGGTGTTGCAGGTCGGTACTCCCGAAGAGATTTACGAGCACCCGCGCAACAAGTTCGTGGCCGATTTCATCGGCAACGTGAACCTGTTCCCGGGCAAGCTCAGCGTGGACGAAGCGGACCGTTGCGCGGTCACCACCGCGATAGGCGAGATTCAGGTTGGCCACGGTGTGAGCGGCACGTTGAACATGCCGGTCTCGCTGGCGGTGCGTCCCGAGAAGGTCGCGATCAGCAAGAAGCGGCCCGAGAACGTGACCAGCAACCTGTTCAAGGCGCGCGTCAAGGAAATCGGCTATCTCGGCTCATACAACAACTACATCCTGGAAGCCGCGGATGGTTCCAAGGTGCGCACCACCGAGGCCAACAGTTCCCGCTACGACCTGGAGGAGATCACCTGGGAAGACGAGGTGTACTTCTGGTGGAACGATGAAGCCGGGGTGGTGCTGAGTGATTGA
- a CDS encoding ABC transporter permease, whose protein sequence is MALSSLPIPGKRFVIGVPYTWLFVFFLLPFLILTYISFVDMGSDISPFKPIWDPVSGVLHIKYENYLSIFRTEEGAPWFQTLYVEAYVRSIWYALVTAVLCLLIGYPFSYFIARSAPSVRPALLLMVMLPFWTSFLLRVYAWKGLLAEQGVINRAMMAVGIIDEPIRMLYTDISMLVGMTYVYLPFMVLPLYATLVKMDFRLLEAAYDLGTTPFKAFWLVTVPLSKAGVIAGFMLVFIPCVGEFVIPSLLGGPENLMIGRVVWDEMFTANDWPKATALAVTMIALIIVPLAIYYHYAAEEK, encoded by the coding sequence ATGGCACTTTCATCGCTCCCCATACCCGGCAAACGCTTTGTGATTGGCGTGCCGTACACATGGCTGTTTGTCTTTTTCCTGTTGCCCTTCCTGATCCTGACCTACATCAGCTTTGTGGACATGGGCTCAGACATCAGCCCCTTCAAACCGATCTGGGATCCGGTGTCGGGGGTGCTGCACATCAAGTATGAAAACTACCTTTCCATCTTCCGTACCGAAGAGGGCGCGCCGTGGTTCCAGACGCTTTACGTGGAGGCCTACGTACGCTCGATCTGGTATGCCCTGGTCACGGCTGTCCTGTGCCTGCTGATTGGCTACCCGTTTTCCTATTTCATCGCGCGCTCGGCGCCCAGCGTGCGTCCGGCTTTGCTTCTGATGGTGATGCTGCCTTTCTGGACTTCGTTTCTGCTGCGCGTTTACGCCTGGAAAGGATTGCTCGCAGAGCAGGGTGTGATCAACCGCGCCATGATGGCGGTGGGCATCATCGACGAGCCTATTCGGATGCTCTACACCGACATCTCCATGCTGGTGGGCATGACCTACGTGTACCTGCCCTTCATGGTTTTGCCGCTTTACGCGACCCTGGTGAAAATGGATTTCCGCTTGCTGGAAGCCGCCTACGACTTGGGTACCACGCCTTTCAAGGCCTTCTGGCTGGTGACCGTGCCGCTTTCCAAGGCCGGCGTTATCGCGGGCTTCATGCTGGTGTTCATTCCCTGCGTGGGCGAGTTCGTGATCCCCTCGCTGCTGGGTGGGCCTGAGAACCTGATGATTGGCCGCGTGGTGTGGGACGAGATGTTCACCGCCAACGACTGGCCCAAAGCCACCGCACTGGCCGTGACCATGATCGCGCTGATCATCGTGCCACTGGCGATCTATTACCACTATGCCGCCGAAGAGAAATAA
- a CDS encoding ABC transporter permease, whose protein sequence is MKQLLEKHFGKFWLALVYGFLYIPLFFMIVFGFNSTRQDAKFTGFSLRWYEALMRDNRIVDGFFVSLKVAAVTGVLSAILATFAAFVLVRYRRFLGRTVFSGMVNAPLVMPEVIIGLSLLLLAVGSQNAFGWPDRGLLTIIAGHTLLGMAYGMVVIQSRLLEMDRSIEEAAMDLGARPHQVFFLITLPNIFQAILAAFLLAFTLSFDDVVIAEFLSGPGVNTLPQVIFGYARRGINPTIYAAATLLILTVTLVIVSYAIWVARATRKREREIQAATRAEMAALSTP, encoded by the coding sequence ATGAAACAACTGCTCGAAAAACACTTTGGCAAGTTCTGGTTGGCGCTGGTGTACGGATTTTTGTACATCCCGTTGTTCTTCATGATCGTGTTCGGCTTCAACAGCACCCGGCAAGACGCCAAGTTCACCGGCTTTTCGCTGCGCTGGTACGAAGCCCTGATGCGCGACAACCGCATCGTTGATGGCTTCTTCGTGTCGCTCAAAGTGGCTGCGGTGACCGGGGTTCTGTCTGCGATTCTGGCCACCTTCGCAGCCTTTGTTCTGGTGCGCTACCGGCGCTTTCTGGGGCGCACGGTTTTCTCGGGCATGGTCAACGCGCCGCTGGTGATGCCCGAGGTGATCATCGGCTTGTCGCTGCTGCTGCTGGCGGTGGGATCACAGAACGCTTTTGGCTGGCCCGATCGCGGTCTGCTCACCATCATTGCGGGCCACACCCTGCTGGGCATGGCCTATGGCATGGTGGTGATCCAGTCGCGCCTGCTGGAGATGGACCGCAGCATTGAAGAGGCCGCAATGGACCTGGGCGCCCGGCCGCACCAGGTGTTTTTCCTCATCACCCTGCCCAACATCTTTCAGGCGATTCTGGCGGCTTTCCTGCTCGCATTCACCCTGTCGTTCGACGATGTGGTGATCGCCGAATTTTTGTCAGGCCCCGGTGTGAATACGCTGCCGCAGGTGATCTTCGGTTACGCCCGGCGCGGTATCAACCCCACCATCTACGCGGCGGCCACGCTGCTCATATTGACCGTCACGCTGGTGATCGTCAGTTACGCCATCTGGGTGGCCCGTGCCACGCGCAAACGTGAGCGTGAGATCCAGGCCGCGACGCGGGCGGAGATGGCGGCGCTGTCGACGCCATAA
- a CDS encoding ComEC/Rec2 family competence protein, translating to MNPRLVLLIASAALISVLTLTQTAQLIATDPVVWHMVNVNDEVSQGDAHLLTTSLGMSVLIDVGGYESAKRKLLPYLRAQHIESVDHVFVTHPHKDHYGGLMALMEGGIRFKKVYFNLPDKPTCDAEIPWGCDYKDVLAVQARIKGSGAELSTVGQRFRVDLGFRSHLTVIYAFDNTSTPVGPLDINDMSLIIRFRHQDSSVLFTGDLNALIGHYLSQVNEDLHATILKVPHHGTEGVAPNAFFEKVNPEIAMVPAPLWLWCSARSERIRHWHDAHHVPTYVNGIHGHVVTTFGDHGAVVAAEHGERSRNPLLMCAESGQGGLPAFAQ from the coding sequence TTGAACCCTCGCCTTGTGCTGCTGATTGCATCTGCAGCGTTGATTTCTGTTTTGACATTGACCCAGACCGCTCAGTTGATCGCCACGGACCCGGTTGTCTGGCACATGGTGAACGTCAATGATGAGGTTTCACAAGGTGACGCCCACCTTCTAACGACGTCACTCGGGATGTCCGTTTTGATCGACGTCGGCGGCTACGAGTCTGCAAAACGAAAACTGCTGCCTTACCTTCGGGCGCAGCACATCGAGTCCGTTGACCATGTTTTTGTGACCCACCCTCACAAAGACCACTATGGTGGACTGATGGCCTTGATGGAGGGCGGCATACGGTTCAAGAAGGTGTATTTCAATCTCCCTGACAAGCCCACTTGCGACGCTGAAATACCTTGGGGGTGCGACTACAAGGACGTTCTGGCCGTTCAGGCCCGTATCAAGGGTTCGGGGGCAGAGCTTTCGACGGTAGGCCAGCGGTTTCGGGTCGACCTGGGCTTTCGTTCCCATCTGACGGTGATCTACGCTTTTGACAACACCAGCACCCCGGTTGGACCGCTTGACATCAATGACATGTCATTGATTATCCGGTTTCGGCATCAGGACAGTTCTGTCTTGTTCACGGGGGATTTGAATGCGCTGATTGGGCACTATTTGTCCCAGGTGAATGAGGATTTGCACGCCACCATTCTGAAAGTGCCGCATCACGGAACTGAGGGTGTCGCGCCGAATGCATTTTTCGAGAAGGTGAACCCAGAAATAGCCATGGTGCCTGCGCCTCTCTGGCTTTGGTGCAGTGCCCGGAGCGAGCGCATCCGGCATTGGCACGACGCCCACCACGTTCCCACCTATGTCAATGGCATCCATGGCCATGTGGTGACGACCTTTGGTGACCATGGGGCCGTCGTGGCCGCAGAACACGGTGAAAGGTCGAGAAATCCCCTATTGATGTGCGCTGAGTCTGGACAGGGTGGCTTGCCTGCGTTCGCGCAATGA
- a CDS encoding aldehyde dehydrogenase codes for MTDTNLPTFDGRAFINGDRVAAISGQTFDCISPVDGRVLTAVARSGEADVNAAVAAARAAFEDRRWSGMAPAARKRVMIKFADLVAAAGDELALTEALDMGKPVKYAKGVDVNAAANCIRWYGEAVDKIYDEIAPTADTALALITRQPVGVVGVIVPWNYPMIMAAWKIAPALAAGNSVVLKPSEKSPLTALRLAELALQAGIPAGVFNVVPGFGPEAGSPLALHMDVDCIAFTGSTPVGKKIHMMAGQSNLKRAWTELGGKSPNIVFADCPDLDRSVEAAVGSIFFNQGESCNAPSRLFVEESIKDAFLEKALKLVPGYQPGNPLDKNTVMGAIVDQVQLDNVMRYIGLGQSEGAKLLAGGALASPVAGGCYVQPTIFDGVKPEMTIAREEIFGPVLSVLSFSDAADVVKQANASVYGLQAAVWTRDINKAHGVARALRAGTVHVNSYDEDDITVPFGGFKQSGVGRDKSLHAFDKYTETKTTWIRIDSPL; via the coding sequence ATGACCGATACCAACCTCCCCACATTCGATGGCCGGGCCTTCATCAATGGCGACCGCGTTGCCGCGATCAGTGGCCAGACCTTTGATTGCATTTCACCCGTTGATGGCCGTGTCCTGACCGCTGTGGCCCGCAGTGGTGAGGCCGATGTCAACGCGGCGGTGGCCGCCGCCCGGGCGGCCTTTGAAGACCGCCGCTGGAGCGGCATGGCGCCGGCCGCGCGCAAGCGCGTGATGATCAAGTTTGCCGACCTGGTGGCCGCTGCGGGCGACGAACTGGCGCTGACCGAGGCGCTGGACATGGGCAAGCCGGTGAAGTACGCCAAGGGTGTGGACGTGAACGCGGCGGCCAACTGCATCCGCTGGTACGGCGAAGCGGTGGACAAAATTTACGACGAGATCGCCCCTACGGCCGACACGGCGCTGGCGCTGATCACGCGCCAGCCGGTGGGGGTGGTGGGTGTGATCGTGCCCTGGAACTACCCCATGATCATGGCGGCCTGGAAGATTGCGCCGGCTTTGGCGGCGGGCAATTCGGTGGTGCTGAAGCCCAGCGAGAAATCGCCTTTGACGGCATTGCGTCTGGCCGAGCTGGCCTTGCAAGCGGGCATTCCCGCTGGCGTATTCAATGTGGTGCCGGGTTTTGGTCCGGAAGCGGGCTCGCCGCTGGCGCTGCACATGGACGTGGACTGCATTGCATTCACGGGCTCCACCCCGGTGGGCAAAAAGATCCACATGATGGCCGGCCAGAGCAATCTGAAGCGGGCCTGGACCGAACTGGGTGGCAAGTCGCCCAACATCGTGTTTGCCGATTGCCCCGATCTGGACCGCTCGGTGGAAGCCGCTGTGGGCAGCATCTTCTTCAACCAGGGCGAGAGCTGCAACGCGCCTTCGCGCCTGTTCGTGGAAGAGAGCATCAAAGATGCCTTCCTGGAAAAGGCGCTCAAGCTGGTGCCGGGCTATCAGCCGGGCAACCCGCTGGACAAGAACACGGTCATGGGCGCGATTGTTGACCAGGTGCAGCTGGACAATGTGATGCGCTACATCGGCCTGGGCCAGAGCGAAGGCGCGAAGCTGCTGGCTGGTGGCGCGCTGGCTTCGCCCGTGGCGGGTGGCTGCTATGTGCAGCCGACGATTTTTGACGGCGTGAAGCCGGAGATGACGATTGCGCGCGAAGAGATTTTTGGCCCGGTGCTGTCGGTGCTGAGCTTCAGCGACGCGGCCGACGTGGTGAAGCAGGCAAATGCCAGCGTGTATGGCTTGCAGGCTGCGGTGTGGACGCGGGACATCAACAAGGCCCATGGCGTGGCACGGGCTTTGCGTGCCGGCACTGTGCACGTGAACTCTTACGACGAAGATGACATCACAGTACCGTTCGGGGGCTTCAAACAGAGCGGCGTGGGGCGCGACAAGTCGTTGCACGCGTTTGACAAATACACCGAGACGAAGACAACCTGGATTCGTATCGATTCCCCGCTGTAA
- the gabT gene encoding 4-aminobutyrate--2-oxoglutarate transaminase: MNDIKTDHTNAAWHARRLAATPRGVGVMSDFFIERAKNAELWDIEGRRFIDFAGGIAVLNTGHVHPKVQAAIAAQLERFTHSCYQVVPYTEYVSLAERINAMVPIDGPVKTAFFSTGAEAVENAVKIARASTGRSGVIAFGGAFHGRSLFAVAMTGKVQPYKAGFGPFPPEIYHVPFPCHCSSLDETKYAMEQLFKCDIDPSRVAAIIFEPVQGEGGFNPIQPAAVKWLRELCDQHGILLIADEVQTGFARTGKMFAMEHYGVSPDLMTLAKSMAGGTTLSAVCGKQAIMDGPSPGGLGGTYAGNPLAVAASHAVIDVMLEEKLPERAQKLGDQLVARLNTAKAKYKRMGDVRGLGAMVACEFVDPATGAPDADMTKKVQAAALKRGLLLLTCGVYGNVMRFLFPLTIEDSVFAEGLEVFDAALAEALN; this comes from the coding sequence ATGAACGACATCAAGACCGACCACACCAATGCCGCCTGGCATGCCCGCCGCCTCGCGGCCACGCCGCGTGGTGTGGGGGTGATGAGTGATTTTTTCATCGAGCGCGCCAAGAACGCGGAGCTCTGGGACATCGAGGGGCGGCGTTTCATCGACTTCGCGGGGGGCATCGCGGTGCTCAACACCGGCCATGTGCACCCCAAAGTGCAGGCGGCGATCGCGGCGCAGCTGGAGCGGTTCACGCACAGCTGTTACCAGGTGGTGCCGTACACGGAATACGTGTCGCTGGCCGAGCGTATCAACGCCATGGTGCCGATTGACGGGCCGGTTAAGACGGCGTTTTTCTCGACCGGCGCCGAAGCTGTGGAAAACGCGGTGAAGATTGCGCGCGCTTCGACCGGTCGCAGTGGCGTGATCGCGTTTGGTGGCGCCTTCCACGGGCGCAGTCTGTTTGCGGTGGCGATGACGGGCAAGGTGCAGCCCTACAAGGCCGGCTTCGGGCCGTTCCCGCCCGAGATTTACCACGTGCCGTTCCCTTGCCATTGTTCGTCGCTGGACGAAACGAAGTACGCGATGGAGCAGCTGTTCAAGTGCGACATCGACCCGTCGCGTGTGGCCGCCATCATCTTTGAGCCGGTGCAAGGCGAGGGCGGGTTCAACCCCATCCAGCCGGCGGCCGTGAAGTGGTTGCGCGAGCTGTGTGATCAACACGGCATCTTGCTGATCGCCGACGAGGTGCAGACCGGTTTTGCGCGCACGGGCAAGATGTTTGCCATGGAGCACTACGGTGTGAGCCCCGATCTGATGACGCTGGCCAAGAGCATGGCGGGCGGCACCACGCTGTCGGCGGTGTGCGGCAAGCAGGCCATCATGGATGGCCCTTCGCCCGGCGGTCTGGGCGGCACCTATGCGGGCAATCCGCTGGCGGTGGCGGCGTCCCACGCGGTGATCGACGTGATGCTGGAAGAGAAGTTGCCTGAGCGGGCGCAGAAGCTGGGCGACCAGCTGGTGGCCCGGCTGAACACGGCCAAGGCGAAGTACAAGCGCATGGGCGATGTGCGCGGTCTGGGCGCCATGGTGGCTTGCGAGTTTGTCGACCCGGCCACGGGTGCGCCCGATGCCGACATGACGAAGAAGGTGCAGGCGGCCGCGCTCAAGCGGGGCTTGTTGCTGCTGACCTGTGGGGTCTACGGCAACGTGATGCGTTTCCTGTTCCCGCTCACCATCGAAGACAGCGTGTTTGCCGAAGGTCTGGAGGTGTTCGATGCGGCGTTGGCTGAAGCATTGAACTGA
- a CDS encoding YgaP family membrane protein — protein sequence MTKNIGSLDRILRAVIGLALIAATATGAIGIWGWIGVVPLVTALMGWCPPYAILGFSTCAMKKK from the coding sequence ATGACCAAAAACATTGGCAGCCTGGACCGCATCCTGCGCGCCGTTATCGGCCTGGCACTCATCGCCGCCACCGCCACCGGTGCCATCGGCATCTGGGGCTGGATCGGCGTTGTGCCTCTGGTCACAGCCCTCATGGGCTGGTGCCCGCCCTACGCTATTCTGGGCTTCAGCACCTGCGCCATGAAAAAGAAGTAA